Part of the Halalkalibacter krulwichiae genome is shown below.
GAAAGAAAAGTTCAATTTCACACCAACAGTCTTAAATCTTGGTGGTGGGTTTGGTATTCGATATATTGAAGGTGATACACCACTTCCGGCAGGAGAATATGTAAAAAAGATGATTGAAGTTGTTAAAGATAAAGCGGCAGCTTATCAGTTAACAATGCCTGAAATATGGATTGAACCAGGTCGCTCTCTTGTTGGTGATGCAGGGACAACGCTTTATTCAATTGGGTCTCACAAACATATTCCTAATGTGCGAGACTATTTAGCTGTAGATGGTGGGATGAGCGATAACCTACGCCCAGCGCTATATCAAGCTGAATATGAAGGAGTACTTGCTAATAGAGCGAATGAAGAAGCGACAGAAACATTCTCCATTGCTGGAAAATGTTGTGAAAGTGGAGATATGTTAATTTGGGATTTACCTCTCCCTAAGGCTAATCATGAAGATGTACTTGCTGTCTTCTGTACAGGTGCTTATGGGTATGCAATGGCGAACAACTATAATCGTATTCCGCGTCCTTCTGTTGTTTTTGTTGAAAACGGAGAAGCCTTTGAAGTAATCCGACGTGAACGATATGAAGACCTTGTCCGTCTTGATTTGTCGTTACCAAAAAAAGTTGTAAAATAAATAATAAATAGTGAAGGAGAGACTAATCATATTGATTGGTCTCTTTTTTTAGTAGAATTTGTTTTTATTTAGATCAGTAGTTACGCTGATAAAGTGGCTCTCTATCTTTATGTCAAAAAAAATGTTTACAAATGTTCGTTTAGGTTTGATAATGAGAATATACTTAAAATGAACTGGAGGATCTTATGTTATCTGTTGAGCGATATGAACAAATCTTACGAGAGCTTGAAATAAATAAAATTGTTAAAGTATCAGAATTAAGTATGGCTCTTGGGGTGACTGAAAAAACGATTCGAATTGATTTAGAAGCTTTAGAGAAAAAAGGTTTATTAAAAAGAGTACATGGGGGAGCGGTGTTACAGGAAGAAGAGGAAAGGATCTTTCCGATCGAAGAAAGACAATCTAGGGTGAGTGACCGAAAAATTGCTATTGCGACAGAAGCTAAAAACAGAATTAAACCAAATGAAACCATTTTATTGGATGGTGGGAGTACCACTTTACAAGTAGCTAAATTGTTAGGTGACTTTCCGGTAACTGTTATTACAAATGATATTAAGATTGCTCACGAATTAATTGATAAAGAGAAGGTACAATTGATGGTTTTGGGGGGAGTAGAATCGGGGCTTCTTCTTCATTATATGGGGTTCAAGCGTCTGAAATGTTAAAGAAGATCAGAGTGAATCGGTTATTTTTTGGTGCGACGGGTGTTTCCATTGAACATGGTTTAACTGTACTTAATAGTTTTCATGTTGAATGGAAAAGCCAGATTGTAGCCTGCGCTGATTGTGTGACATTACTAGCAGAATCATCAAAATTTGGAAAGGTTGGCCTTATCCAATTTGCCACCATTGATAACCTAGATGAAATCATTACTGATTATCATTTGGAGAGAGACATAGAACAGGAACTGATGAAACGAGGGCTTTCTCTAACTATTTGTCAGAAAAGTGGTTAAAATTCAAAAGCTATCTTGAAACAAAACATTACAGGTGCTATAATCGAACTGTAACGAACATAAATGAACATTAAAATACTTAGTTAGCAAGACTTGGAGGTAATCTAATGGTGGGATCTTCATTTCAATTGGATGGAAAAGTTGCACTAGTTACAGGAGCGAGCAGAGGTCTTGGTCAAGGAATGGCCATTGGTTTAGCGGAAGCTGGTGCTGATGTTATTGGTGCAGGTATTAGTGATATGAGCGCAACGCGTGAACAAATAGAAGCGCTAGGCCGTAAGTTTTATCAAATTAAAGCAGACCTTTCTCAACCAGAAGCAGCGAAACAACTAGTTTTAGATGCGGTAAGAGAAACAGGCAAGATTGATATACTTGTTAATAATGCAGGAATTATTAGACGAGCAGAGGCAGAGGTTTTCACGGACGAAGATTGGACGGCTGTCATTGATGTTAATCTAAATTCAGTTTTCCAATTGTGTAGAGAAGTGGGCAATCATATGATTGAGAATGGTTCTGGGAGAATTATAAATATTGCTTCTATGCTCTCGTTCCAAGGCGGCTTAAGAGTACCTGCATACACTGCGAGCAAGCATGCAGTTGCGGGTTTGACCAAATCATTAGCAAATGAATGGGCGAGTAAAGGAATTAATGTAAACGCTATCGCACCTGGATATATGGAAACAGACAATACGGAGGCATTACGTGCAAACGAAGAAAGAAATGCTTACATTACTTCTCGTATTCCAAAAGGGGAATGGGGAAAACCAGAAGACCTAAAAGGCCCCGTTGTATTTCTAGCTTCTGAAGCATCAAGCTATGTTAACGGGCATGTATTATGTGTTGATGGTGGATGGATGAGTTCATAATAAAACTATAATTCTAGTATTTGGAAGGGGACTATTAAGATGGAAATCAAGTATGCAGCAAATCCAAAAGATTCGAAACAATACACAACAGAGAAATTAAGAAGTGAGTTTTTAATTGAGTCACTTTTTGAAAGCGGTAAAATTAACATGGTTTACTCACATCATGATCGAGTGGTTGTAGGAGGGGCAATTCCAACAAGTCAAGCTTTAGTTCTTGATGCAGGAGATGCTTTAAAAACGGACTTTTTCCTGGCTAGAAGAGAAATTGGAATCGTTAACATTGGACCTAAGGGTAAGGTCATTGTTGATGGAGAAGAATTTGAGTTAAATAAGCGTGATTGTTTATATGTTGGAAGAGGGAAAAAAGATGTGACATTCCATAGTGAAGATGCTAATAATCCAGCTCGATTCTATCTCGTATCTTCACCTGCCCATAAAGAGTATCCAACGAAAGTGTTACCAATTGCTGATGCTGAACCGACGAAGCTGGGATCAGACAGTGAATCTAATAATCGTACTATTTATAAATACATTCATGATGGTGGTCTTCAAAGTTGTCAATTAATGATGGGAATGACCTTACTTGAACCAAACAATATGTGGAATACAATGCCAGCACATGTGCATGATCGTCGAATGGAAGTTTATTTATACTTTGATATGGACGAGGATTCAAGGGTGTTCCACTTTATGGGCGAACCTAGTGAGACACGTCACTTAGTTGTAAAGAATGAGGATGCAGTCATTTCGCCACCATGGTCTATTCATTCCGGAGTAGGGACGAAGAATTATACATTCATCTGGGCAATGGCAGGAGAAAATTATACATTCACAGACATGGACTTTGTGAAGATGGAAGATCTTAAGTAATTTAAAGTTAGGACTGACTTGAATTCTACTCTTAAAAAGATAGATTTAGTCAGTCTTTCTTTTTAATAGTTGAATGAGAGAATAAAATCCTGTATGATTAAATTGAATGTAAGCCTTTACTTACTTTAAAATAACAACGTTGTTATTCTTGTTAGGAGGATTTGAAATAATGAAACCGTTCATTCATGATGATTTTATGCTGAACAGCGAAGCTGCCAAAGTACTCTACCATGAGTATGCGAAAGATATGCCTATTTACGATTATCATTGCCACTTAAGTCCGAAAGAGATTGCTGAGAACCGTTCATTCAAGAACTTATCAGAAATTTGGTTGCATGGTGATCATTATAAATGGAGAGCGATGAGAACTCTTGGGGTCGATGAAGAGTTAGTCACTGGTGGAGGCACAGATAAAGAAAAATTTATCGAGTGGGCTAAATCAGTGCCAAAAACGATTGGGAATCCACTATACCACTGGACACATATGGAGTTAAAACGCTATTTTGATATTGATCTACTATTAAATGAAGATACAAGTGAAGAGATTTGGAATCACTGTAACCGTTTATTAGAGACCGAGGAATTTACTACTCAAAAAATGATTGAAAAGTTTAATGTGAAGGTTATTGGGACAACAGATGATCCAATCGACACATTAGAATATCATTTAGCTATTAAGGATAATCCAGATATAACGGCTAAAGTTGTACCTACATTCCGTCCTGATAAAGCAGTCGAAATAGCTCGCCCTGGATTTATTCAATATGTTGAAGCTCTAGGGGAAGCTTCTGAAATTGAAATTGTAAATTATGAAAATCTCCTTGCTGCACTGGAAAATAGAGCACACTTCTTCCATGAAGTTGGTTGCCGAATTTCAGATCATGGCATCGAGAATATTCCTTTTGAAGAGTGTACGTTTGAAGAAGCTTCTGTCATCTTTCAAAAAGTAAAGACTGGGGAAGCTATTACGAAGTCAGAAGAAATGAAGTATAAAACACATACTCTATTGTTCTTAGGAAAACTATATGCATCTTTAGGTTGGGCCATGCAATTGCATATTGGTGCAATCCGTAATAATAATGAAAGAATGTTTTCAAAGTTAGGACCAGATACCGGCTTTGATTCAATCCATGATCTTGATTTAGCTAGACCATTAAATGCTTTTCTAAATGAGCTTGACTTAGAAGATGAACTTCCTAAAACAATTTTATACCATTTAAATCCAATTCATAATTACGTAATTGGGACAGCGATTGGAAACTTCCAATCAAGTGGTACGAATGGGAAGATTCAGTTTGGCTCTGGATGGTGGTTTAACGATCAAAAAGATGGTATGGTGAAGCAGATGACGGATCTTGCTAACCTTGGCTTATTAAGTAGTTTCGTTGGGATGTTAACCGACTCTAGAAGCTTTCTTTCCTATCCAAGACATGAATATTTCAGAAGAATTCTTTGTGATATAATCGGAGGTTGGGTTGAAAGCGGAGAAGCACCTCGAGATTATAAATTGTTAGGAAAGATGGTTCAAGACATTTGTTTTAATAATGCTGAACAGTATTTTGAAATTAATTAATAGAAGAAGGCTGGCTCATAAGAAAATCTCTTATTTGAGCCAGTTTTTTTATTGTGAATCATCCGGTAAATACGTCTATACATAATTAGAATTAAGTTAGGAAACCCAAGTTATTATTGTTACAAAGAGAAAGGAAGTTTGCTCACATTATGAAAAAAATTGTAATCATCGGCGGGGCTGGAACAGTTGGTACCATTTTAACAAAAGGCCTGTTGAAGGATTATGAAGTTACGGTTTTGGATCATAAAAAAAATGAAACACTCGATGTACCTTTTATAAAAGTAGATGCAACGAGTTTGGATGATTTACTGTTACTGGTTCCTGAAGCAGATGTTCTTATTAATTTGTTAAATACAGACACTTCACATGCAATAGAAGATGTACAAACTTTTGAACAGATGACAACTACTTTCTTTAAGGCAACTTATTACATTCTTCATACGGCTCGAAAGAAAAACATTCCTAAAGTGATCTTTGCCAGCACTAACCATGTAACGGATGCTTATGAAGAAGAAGGACGTTCTTTACTTGGACGAGAAATTACAATTGAAGATAAGCCTTCATCAAGAGGATTGTACGGCGTACTTAAATATGCATCAGAACAAATTGGTCAATTATTCTCAATAGAAGAAAATATCTCCGTTATTAATATTCGAATTGGATCAGTGCCAAAAGGAGTGACAAAGCAAACGATTGAAGAAAATGACAGGTTAAAAAAGACTCTACTGTCACATACTGATTTAATTCGTCTATTTACTGCAGCAGTTGAAACAGATCGTTCATTTGGTACATATTACGGGGTATCAGATAATCCTGGGAAACCATGGGACATGGCAAATGCAAAAAGTGAACTTGGATTTGAGTCTCATGAGGACACAACGGATATATTATAGAAAGAGGTTATTTTAGGATAGTCAGTCATGCCTTTCCTAAGATAATCTCTATTTTGTTTACATACCAGAGGGAATGAGTATGTGTTTTATAAGAAGTTATCAATGGTGTAAGAGATACCTAATCTAATGATTATTTACGTACTTAGTAAGCATTTCCTATAATCACCTTAAATGGAGGTGAGCAGATGGAGAAAGTTCGTATTTTTATTGCCGGTGATTCGACAGCATCGAATTACGATCAATCAAAATTTCCAAGAGCTGGCTGGGGACAAGTAATAGGTTCATTACTAACAAAAGAAGTAAGTATTCATAATCATGCTTCGTCTGGGAGAAGTTCTAAAAGTTTTGTGGAAGAAGGAAGACTAGAGAAAATAAGTACTAAGTTAGAAAAAGGAGACTTTTTTTTCATTCAGTTTGGGCATAACGATTCAAAACAGGACGAGAAGCGTTATACAGACCCATTTACTTCCTATAAAGAATACTTGAGACTTTATATTGAAGAGGCAAGACAAAAGGGAGCAAACCCAATTTTGTTGACTCCGATCGAGCGCAGAGGGTTCCATTCAGATGGTAGTTTGGTAGAAACACATGGTTATTACCCAACTGCGATGAGAGAACTTGCAAAGGAGTATCATGTGCCACTTATTGACATAACGAAGAAGAGCAAAACATTATTTGAAAAATTAGGACCTGAAAAAACAAAGGAAATTTTTTTGTGGATTAAACAGGGGGAGCATGTAAATTATCAAGAGGGTGTAAAAGATAATACTCATCTTTCTGAATATGGCGCAAAACATATAGCAAGATTAGTACTTGAAGGTTGTAAGGAGAAGCAAATTCTTATAGCTAATTACATGATTGAGTAGCGGAGGGGCAAATGATTACTGAGAATCAAGAAATCAAACAACCTATAATACCAAAAAACGTGTTTCATATTACAGATTTTGGGGCTATAGGAAATGGAATGTATGATAATACGAATGTGTTTCAAGTTGTAATGAAGAAAATTCAAGAGGTTGGAGGTGGCAAAGTTATTGTTCCAGCAGGAATTTGGCTTACCGGACCGATTCAACTTGTAAGCAAGCTTAATCTTCACTTTGAAGATGGGGCTATTTTGCTATTCAGTTCTAATTTTGATCAATATCCATTAATTCTCTCTAGCTTTGAAGGAGAGGAAACTATTAGATGCAGGTCACCGTTAGATGGAGAAGAGTTAGAAGATGTCGCCATAACTGGAAGCGGTGTCATAGATGGTTCGGGTAGTGCGTGGCGTCCGGTGAAGCGTTATAAAATGACGGAGATGCAGTGGGAACAATTAATTAACTCAGGTGGAATTGTAGACGAAGAAGGAGAAGTTTGGTGGCCGAGTGAGCAAGCGTTAAAAGGGAAACAAGTATTTCAACAGTTACGTAATAGCGGTTCAAGAAATGTAGAAGATTTCAAGTATATAAAAGATTTTCTTAGACCGAACTTAGTTAGTTTAAGAAGGTGTAAGAGAATATTATTAGACGGACCAACATTTCAGAACTCCCCAGCATGGTGTGTTCATCCTTGGGTTTGTGAACAGATAACGATAAAAAACATTACTGTACGGAACCCTTGGTTCTCTCAAAATGGTGATGGATTAGATGTTGAGTCTAGTCGATTTGGTTTGATCGAAGATTGTATCTTTGATGTAGGAGATGATGCTATTTGCATAAAATCAGGAAAAGATGAGGCAGGGCGTCTTTTAGGAGTACCATGTGAGCATATAACGATTAGACGCTGCCAAGTATACAGCGGTCATGGTGGGTTTGTAATTGGTAGTGAAATGTCAGGTGGAGTTCGTGATATTACGATTAGTGATTGTTCTTTTTTTGGAACCGATGTTGGACTACGCTTTAAGAGCACACGTGGTCGAGGAGGCGTTGTCGAGAACATTTACGTTGACCGTATTACAATGAATGATATAAAAAATGAAGCAATTGTTTTTCAGATGTTCTATGAATTAGAAGGTGAAAAGGTTTTAACGGATGAGAAAGTAACGGAGAAAACACCTATATTCCGTAACATTACCATTACGAACGTTTTATGCACTGGTGCACAAACAGCAATTAAAATGAAAGGCTTGCCAGAGATGCCCTTACAAAATATAAACTTTACGAATATAACGATTAGTTCGTTTGAAGGGATTTGCTGTTCCGAATGTGTAGAGCTCAGTTTTTCTAATGTGAAATTAAACATAAAGAACGGACCTTTAACTCAATTAGAGAATTGTAAGCAAGTGGTGTTAGATCAGGTAATAAGCACTGAACCATTAAATTCTTTCTTAAATATAACTGGAAATAAGAATATCACAGTAAAAGGAGAGAGGATCAAAGAGGGGGATTTTGTTTCGGTAAGTAATGAAGTCGATTCAAATGAACTGAAACTAATTAAATCACAATAGGAGGAACAGGAATGACTGTTGGTGCATTGGCTCATTTATTTGGAAAGTTGCCGTATAAGGAATTGGCAGAGAGAATTGGCTCAAAAAAGATTGAGCATGTTCAATTAGCGATTTGGAAAGCGTTAAATGATGAAGATTTTACACAAGTAGGAAAGTTAAACCCTGGCCTAGTAAGACGCATTAAGAAAGAATTCGATAAGCATCAAGTTTCCATATCTGTTCTAGCCTGCTATCTCCATTTATTTGATCGAAATATAGAAAAAAGACAAGAGAATTTAGCGCGCTTTAAAGAGTTGCTTCGATATGCACCCTTGTTCGGAGCGCCAATTGTTGCTGTGGAAGTAGGTAAGATGCCTATACAAGAAGTAACAGATCAGGATTGGGAAACATTGAAGAGTTCTTTAAGCGAATTAATATATGAAGCTCAAAAATGGGGAGTTACAATTGGAATTGAACCAGCCAATGATCATTTAATTGGTAGTGCAAAATCACTTAAGAGAATGCTAGATGAGTTACCATCAACTCATTTGGGTGTAGTTTTAGATCCGGGGAATTTATTAACAGCGGACAATTTTCATAAACAAGATGAGGTTATACAAGAAGCATTTGATCTGTTAGGAGAAAGAATTGTTGCCTGTCATGCAAAAGATAGGATGATTGATGAACATGGGGAAATTCAAACGGTTACCCCGGGGACTGGTCAAATGAATTATGATCTCTACTTATCCTTATTACAATCGTATAAGCCACAATGTGACATTATTATGGAACATACGCCTCCTAATAAGATGAGTGAAGTTAAGTCTTTTATTGAAGGAAAAAGAATCGAAACAATAAAGCGAGCTGCGAGAGCGTAATCTAAAAGAGATAATGAGAAGAGTCTATTTTTTAAGTAAGATGAAAATAGACTCTTTTTAATTCTTACATAATGATAAACATGATGGAGAGTAATTATGTTATAATAAACGACATATTCTGCATAATTGCAACAATTTGAAACCTTTAATAAGTACGAATGAAAACCCTTTCATTCATTTGAGTGATAGGGGGTGTTGAGAGGAGGTCGGTAAATGAAAAGTAAAAGCTTACTGACGAAATTAATAATTTTCGCAAGTGTTGCGAGTGTAATCCCGGTTATTATTGTAGGAATATTTGCTTATGTTCAGTCGTCTAAACATATTCAAGAAAAAGTAAACCACGAGAAAATTCAGATTATTAGGCAAATTCAGTCGAACATTGAACAAGTTCTAGTAACCGTTCATCATAGTGTTAGTAGAACGATTGACTCCCCATTAATGGATTCAGTTATAAGACGCCCGTTAGTAGGAGAGGATTTCTCTATCTATAGAGAATTAAGACAAGAGCTAAGTAATCTACGATCATTTGACACGAAAGTCGATGAGGTTGTTCTTCTGAATATTCAAGAAGACTGGTTAGTAAACAATGCTGGCTTGTCAAGATTGAACGAACATCCAGACAAAGATACATATTTGTCTTATCTTGATTTGGAATTTAATACGACATGGATTCTTTTAGAAAATGAGGCCTTTTCAGAACCGATCTCTGGTCGGAATTGTCCTCATACTATTAGTCTAGTAAAAAAATTACCCCCGAAATTGAGTTCAAAATATGGACTGGCATTTACAAATATCGCAACTTGTAGTTTAGCAGAAATGATAAATGTTGATGAGCTGTCAGATGATGTTATGATTACAGATGAAAATTTCCGGATAATCGTCCATCGAGACCCAACTTTAATAGGGGAATTCTTGGATGATACGAAATATATTGACACACTAAATGGCTTTTCAGAAAAGGCAGGTCAATTCGAGATTGAATCTAGTGACTTCCCGTATACTGTTACGTACCAAAGATCTGATTTTAATAATTGGAATTATATTTCTTTTACTTCAATTGATATGTTAACAGAGGAAAGTAAAAAAATAGGGTGGTTTACGTTTTTTGTCATTACGTTTATTGTGTTAACTTCTATTTTATATATTTGGATTATCAGTCGAAGATTATATTCCCCGGTGAATAAATTGGTCGGTTATATTGAAGAACGACTGCCAGACCGAAACAGAGATCGCAATAACAGAAATGAGATAGAGATTATTGAGGAACATATCAATGACTTATTCTCATCTAAATCAAATTTGGAAATGGAACTGCGAGAACATACTCAGCAAATCAGGTCATTGTTTTTAAATCGATTGTTTACAGGGAATTTTAGGTCGAGTGAAATCACACAAAACTTATCTTATTATCAACTGGACGAAAGAGTAGCTAGTTGGAAGGAAATGACTGTTTGTACATTGCACATCGATAATACCGAAAAGAAAAACTATGATTCAAATGATCTTGAAAAATTATCTTTTGCTGTTCGAAATATAGTTGAAGAGTCGATTGCAATAGACAATCGATTACCTACGGTATGGATTGAAGACACGTTAGTGATTTTGCTAGGGTATGAAGACTCTACAATGGATCATGTATATGAGGTAACAGAAAGTATACAAAAGGTTATTAAGAATTCATTGAATTTATCGGTTAGTATCGGTGTAAGTATGTCTTTCCATGAGATTAAAGAAGCTAAACGAGGGTATAGAGAAGGCATTGAAGCATTAAAACACAGAATGCAACTTGGGGCAGGCGTTATTATTCACTTTAGTAGTATTAACTCTGGAAAACATACAGTTCTTTTCGATTATCCGAAGAGAACAGAAGAAGAATTGCTTGTTGCAATAAAATTAGCTGACGAAGAAAAAGTGTTAAGCCATTTATCTGCTTGGATGTCAAAAGCATTTAAAAATGCACAATCCCCAAGAGAGTATCAAATTTCTCTTATGAGATTGTTAAACAGTTTGCTAATGGTTAAGCAAGAAAGTGGAGTCAGTTTTCAACAAATTGATGTTTATCATGCATCTTTATATGAGGAGCTGCTTCAACTTCATATGAAAGAAGAAATAGAGGACTGGTTTAAAGGTCGATTGATTATGCCGTTACTGAAAGTGTTTAATGATCGGCGAGAATCTCAATTTCAAAATCTTTCGGAGAAAATCATTGATATTATTCAGAATCAATATGACACTGAGGTTACTTTAGAGGAATGTGCTGCACAACTTCATTATAATGCTAATTATTTAAGCAGTGTCTTTAAACAAGAGACTAACTATACGTTCAGTGAGTATTTAGCTATGTATCGTTTTAAAGTTGCGAAGCAGTGGTTAATTGAAACAAATATGACGGTTAAAGATATTGCTGAAAAATTAAAGTATAAAAACTCACAGAACTTTATTCGTTCGTTTAAAAAGCAAGAGGATATGACACCTGGGCAGTATCGCGAAAAGTACAAAGAAACGTCGTAAACATG
Proteins encoded:
- the kduD gene encoding 2-dehydro-3-deoxy-D-gluconate 5-dehydrogenase KduD is translated as MVGSSFQLDGKVALVTGASRGLGQGMAIGLAEAGADVIGAGISDMSATREQIEALGRKFYQIKADLSQPEAAKQLVLDAVRETGKIDILVNNAGIIRRAEAEVFTDEDWTAVIDVNLNSVFQLCREVGNHMIENGSGRIINIASMLSFQGGLRVPAYTASKHAVAGLTKSLANEWASKGINVNAIAPGYMETDNTEALRANEERNAYITSRIPKGEWGKPEDLKGPVVFLASEASSYVNGHVLCVDGGWMSS
- the kduI gene encoding 5-dehydro-4-deoxy-D-glucuronate isomerase, which produces MEIKYAANPKDSKQYTTEKLRSEFLIESLFESGKINMVYSHHDRVVVGGAIPTSQALVLDAGDALKTDFFLARREIGIVNIGPKGKVIVDGEEFELNKRDCLYVGRGKKDVTFHSEDANNPARFYLVSSPAHKEYPTKVLPIADAEPTKLGSDSESNNRTIYKYIHDGGLQSCQLMMGMTLLEPNNMWNTMPAHVHDRRMEVYLYFDMDEDSRVFHFMGEPSETRHLVVKNEDAVISPPWSIHSGVGTKNYTFIWAMAGENYTFTDMDFVKMEDLK
- the uxaC gene encoding glucuronate isomerase; translated protein: MKPFIHDDFMLNSEAAKVLYHEYAKDMPIYDYHCHLSPKEIAENRSFKNLSEIWLHGDHYKWRAMRTLGVDEELVTGGGTDKEKFIEWAKSVPKTIGNPLYHWTHMELKRYFDIDLLLNEDTSEEIWNHCNRLLETEEFTTQKMIEKFNVKVIGTTDDPIDTLEYHLAIKDNPDITAKVVPTFRPDKAVEIARPGFIQYVEALGEASEIEIVNYENLLAALENRAHFFHEVGCRISDHGIENIPFEECTFEEASVIFQKVKTGEAITKSEEMKYKTHTLLFLGKLYASLGWAMQLHIGAIRNNNERMFSKLGPDTGFDSIHDLDLARPLNAFLNELDLEDELPKTILYHLNPIHNYVIGTAIGNFQSSGTNGKIQFGSGWWFNDQKDGMVKQMTDLANLGLLSSFVGMLTDSRSFLSYPRHEYFRRILCDIIGGWVESGEAPRDYKLLGKMVQDICFNNAEQYFEIN
- a CDS encoding NAD-dependent epimerase/dehydratase family protein, producing MKKIVIIGGAGTVGTILTKGLLKDYEVTVLDHKKNETLDVPFIKVDATSLDDLLLLVPEADVLINLLNTDTSHAIEDVQTFEQMTTTFFKATYYILHTARKKNIPKVIFASTNHVTDAYEEEGRSLLGREITIEDKPSSRGLYGVLKYASEQIGQLFSIEENISVINIRIGSVPKGVTKQTIEENDRLKKTLLSHTDLIRLFTAAVETDRSFGTYYGVSDNPGKPWDMANAKSELGFESHEDTTDIL
- a CDS encoding rhamnogalacturonan acetylesterase gives rise to the protein MEKVRIFIAGDSTASNYDQSKFPRAGWGQVIGSLLTKEVSIHNHASSGRSSKSFVEEGRLEKISTKLEKGDFFFIQFGHNDSKQDEKRYTDPFTSYKEYLRLYIEEARQKGANPILLTPIERRGFHSDGSLVETHGYYPTAMRELAKEYHVPLIDITKKSKTLFEKLGPEKTKEIFLWIKQGEHVNYQEGVKDNTHLSEYGAKHIARLVLEGCKEKQILIANYMIE
- a CDS encoding glycoside hydrolase family 28 protein, producing MITENQEIKQPIIPKNVFHITDFGAIGNGMYDNTNVFQVVMKKIQEVGGGKVIVPAGIWLTGPIQLVSKLNLHFEDGAILLFSSNFDQYPLILSSFEGEETIRCRSPLDGEELEDVAITGSGVIDGSGSAWRPVKRYKMTEMQWEQLINSGGIVDEEGEVWWPSEQALKGKQVFQQLRNSGSRNVEDFKYIKDFLRPNLVSLRRCKRILLDGPTFQNSPAWCVHPWVCEQITIKNITVRNPWFSQNGDGLDVESSRFGLIEDCIFDVGDDAICIKSGKDEAGRLLGVPCEHITIRRCQVYSGHGGFVIGSEMSGGVRDITISDCSFFGTDVGLRFKSTRGRGGVVENIYVDRITMNDIKNEAIVFQMFYELEGEKVLTDEKVTEKTPIFRNITITNVLCTGAQTAIKMKGLPEMPLQNINFTNITISSFEGICCSECVELSFSNVKLNIKNGPLTQLENCKQVVLDQVISTEPLNSFLNITGNKNITVKGERIKEGDFVSVSNEVDSNELKLIKSQ
- a CDS encoding sugar phosphate isomerase/epimerase family protein, giving the protein MTVGALAHLFGKLPYKELAERIGSKKIEHVQLAIWKALNDEDFTQVGKLNPGLVRRIKKEFDKHQVSISVLACYLHLFDRNIEKRQENLARFKELLRYAPLFGAPIVAVEVGKMPIQEVTDQDWETLKSSLSELIYEAQKWGVTIGIEPANDHLIGSAKSLKRMLDELPSTHLGVVLDPGNLLTADNFHKQDEVIQEAFDLLGERIVACHAKDRMIDEHGEIQTVTPGTGQMNYDLYLSLLQSYKPQCDIIMEHTPPNKMSEVKSFIEGKRIETIKRAARA
- a CDS encoding helix-turn-helix domain-containing protein; its protein translation is MKSKSLLTKLIIFASVASVIPVIIVGIFAYVQSSKHIQEKVNHEKIQIIRQIQSNIEQVLVTVHHSVSRTIDSPLMDSVIRRPLVGEDFSIYRELRQELSNLRSFDTKVDEVVLLNIQEDWLVNNAGLSRLNEHPDKDTYLSYLDLEFNTTWILLENEAFSEPISGRNCPHTISLVKKLPPKLSSKYGLAFTNIATCSLAEMINVDELSDDVMITDENFRIIVHRDPTLIGEFLDDTKYIDTLNGFSEKAGQFEIESSDFPYTVTYQRSDFNNWNYISFTSIDMLTEESKKIGWFTFFVITFIVLTSILYIWIISRRLYSPVNKLVGYIEERLPDRNRDRNNRNEIEIIEEHINDLFSSKSNLEMELREHTQQIRSLFLNRLFTGNFRSSEITQNLSYYQLDERVASWKEMTVCTLHIDNTEKKNYDSNDLEKLSFAVRNIVEESIAIDNRLPTVWIEDTLVILLGYEDSTMDHVYEVTESIQKVIKNSLNLSVSIGVSMSFHEIKEAKRGYREGIEALKHRMQLGAGVIIHFSSINSGKHTVLFDYPKRTEEELLVAIKLADEEKVLSHLSAWMSKAFKNAQSPREYQISLMRLLNSLLMVKQESGVSFQQIDVYHASLYEELLQLHMKEEIEDWFKGRLIMPLLKVFNDRRESQFQNLSEKIIDIIQNQYDTEVTLEECAAQLHYNANYLSSVFKQETNYTFSEYLAMYRFKVAKQWLIETNMTVKDIAEKLKYKNSQNFIRSFKKQEDMTPGQYREKYKETS